A section of the Pseudomonas fluorescens genome encodes:
- the argC gene encoding N-acetyl-gamma-glutamyl-phosphate reductase has product MVKVGIVGGTGYTGVELLRLLAQHPQAEVVVITSRSEAGLAVADMYPNLRGHYDGLAFSVPDIKTLGACDVVFFATPHGVAHALAGELLAAGTKVIDLSADFRLQDADEWAKWYGQPHGAPELLEEAVYGLPEVNREQIKQARLIAVPGCYPTATQLGFLPLLEAGLADASRLIADCKSGVSGAGRGAAVGSLYSETSESMKAYAVKGHRHLPEIRQGLRRAAGSDVGLTFVPHLTPMIRGIHSTLYATVKDRSVDLQALFEKRYANEPFVDVMPAGSHPETRSVRGANVCRIAVHRPQDGDLVVVLSVIDNLVKGASGQAVQNLNILFGLDEKLGLSHAGMLP; this is encoded by the coding sequence ATGGTCAAGGTCGGTATCGTCGGCGGCACGGGTTACACCGGTGTCGAATTGCTGCGTCTGTTGGCTCAGCATCCGCAAGCTGAGGTGGTGGTCATCACCTCCCGATCCGAGGCCGGCCTGGCCGTTGCCGATATGTACCCCAACCTGCGCGGTCATTACGACGGTCTGGCGTTCAGCGTTCCGGATATCAAGACCCTGGGCGCCTGTGACGTGGTTTTCTTCGCCACGCCCCACGGTGTTGCCCATGCCTTGGCGGGCGAGTTGCTGGCCGCGGGGACTAAGGTTATCGACCTCTCGGCGGATTTCCGCCTGCAGGATGCCGATGAGTGGGCCAAGTGGTACGGCCAGCCCCATGGTGCTCCAGAGTTGCTTGAAGAGGCGGTATATGGCTTGCCAGAGGTCAATCGCGAGCAGATCAAGCAGGCGCGCCTGATTGCCGTGCCGGGTTGCTACCCGACGGCGACTCAGTTGGGTTTCCTACCGCTGCTGGAAGCCGGCCTGGCTGATGCTTCGCGTTTGATTGCCGACTGCAAGTCGGGCGTCAGCGGCGCTGGTCGTGGTGCGGCCGTAGGCTCTCTGTACTCCGAGACCTCGGAAAGCATGAAGGCGTATGCCGTTAAGGGGCATCGCCACCTGCCGGAAATTCGCCAGGGCCTGCGTCGTGCGGCCGGCAGTGACGTCGGCCTGACGTTCGTGCCGCACCTGACCCCGATGATCCGTGGCATTCACTCGACACTGTATGCAACCGTCAAGGATCGCTCGGTGGACCTGCAGGCCTTGTTTGAAAAACGTTATGCCAATGAGCCGTTCGTCGATGTGATGCCGGCCGGCAGCCATCCGGAAACCCGTAGTGTGCGCGGTGCCAACGTGTGCCGGATTGCCGTGCATCGCCCGCAGGATGGTGACCTGGTAGTGGTGCTGTCGGTTATCGATAACCTGGTCAAGGGCGCGTCGGGCCAGGCTGTGCAGAACCTGAACATCTTGTTCGGGCTGGATGAAAAGCTCGGCTTGTCCCACGCCGGTATGTTGCCTTAG
- the erpA gene encoding iron-sulfur cluster insertion protein ErpA, with translation MSVESFTPTALQFTHGAAHKVKSLVDEEGNDRLKLRVFVTGGGCSGFQYGFTFDEDVADDDTIVEREGVSLVVDPMSFQYLAGAEVDYQEGLEGSRFVIKNPNATTTCGCGSSFSI, from the coding sequence ATGAGCGTTGAATCCTTCACCCCCACGGCTTTGCAATTCACCCACGGTGCTGCGCACAAGGTGAAGAGCCTGGTCGATGAAGAGGGTAATGATCGCTTGAAGCTGCGCGTATTCGTTACGGGCGGCGGTTGTTCAGGGTTTCAGTACGGCTTCACCTTCGATGAAGATGTGGCAGACGACGACACCATTGTCGAGCGCGAGGGCGTGAGCCTGGTCGTGGATCCGATGAGCTTCCAGTACTTGGCAGGTGCCGAGGTGGATTACCAGGAAGGTTTGGAAGGCTCGCGCTTTGTGATCAAGAACCCGAATGCCACCACTACTTGTGGTTGCGGTTCGTCTTTCTCGATCTGA
- the hemJ gene encoding protoporphyrinogen oxidase HemJ, translated as MLYLWLKAFHIVSIVCWFAGLFYLPRLFVYHAQSQDAVSQERFSLMERKLYKGIMLPAMIATLVFGIWLISLNPSVFSQGGWMHAKLTLVVILIGYHHMCGAQVKRFARGENTRSHVFYRWFNEVPVLILLAIVILVVVKPF; from the coding sequence ATGCTTTATCTATGGCTCAAAGCCTTTCATATCGTCAGCATCGTCTGCTGGTTTGCCGGGCTGTTTTACCTACCGCGCCTGTTCGTCTACCACGCACAAAGCCAGGATGCCGTCAGCCAGGAACGCTTCAGCCTCATGGAGCGCAAGCTGTACAAGGGCATCATGCTGCCGGCAATGATTGCGACGCTGGTGTTCGGTATCTGGCTGATCAGCCTGAACCCGAGTGTCTTCAGCCAGGGTGGCTGGATGCACGCCAAACTGACCCTCGTGGTGATCCTGATCGGCTACCACCATATGTGCGGCGCCCAGGTAAAACGTTTTGCCCGTGGCGAAAACACCCGCAGCCATGTCTTTTATCGCTGGTTCAATGAAGTGCCAGTTCTGATATTGCTGGCTATTGTAATTTTGGTCGTCGTAAAGCCGTTCTAA
- a CDS encoding NAD(P)H-dependent flavin oxidoreductase, whose product MSLPALLEQRLRLPVVAAPMFLISNPQLVLACCRNGVVGSFPALNQRESSGFKAWLEEIEAGLALLDNPAPYAVNLIVHNSNPRLEADLAICVEHKVPIVITSLGAVKELVDAVHSYGGLVFHDVTTRRHAEKAAQAGVDGLIAVAAGAGGHAGTWSPFSLIAEIRQFFDKTLLLAGCLNHGHEILAAQLLGADLAYFGTRFIGTTESHAPDAYKEMLLTSRAADIVHTPAVSGVPASFMRQSLENAGFDLAALQGKGEVNFGSKLKPLSDEAKAWKTVWSAGQGVGEIDDLPSVDELVARLDAEYRKAREQAAQLRWPR is encoded by the coding sequence ATGTCGCTGCCCGCTTTGCTTGAACAACGTCTGCGCCTGCCCGTGGTGGCGGCACCGATGTTCCTGATTTCCAATCCACAACTGGTCCTGGCGTGCTGCCGTAATGGCGTGGTCGGGAGTTTCCCGGCGCTCAACCAGCGCGAAAGCAGCGGGTTCAAGGCCTGGCTGGAAGAAATCGAGGCGGGCCTGGCGCTGCTGGACAACCCCGCACCCTACGCAGTCAACCTGATCGTACACAACAGCAACCCACGCCTTGAGGCTGACCTGGCGATATGCGTCGAGCACAAGGTGCCGATCGTCATCACCAGCCTGGGGGCGGTCAAGGAGTTGGTAGACGCCGTACACAGCTACGGCGGCCTGGTGTTCCACGACGTCACCACCCGGCGCCATGCCGAAAAAGCGGCGCAGGCCGGGGTCGACGGACTGATTGCCGTAGCGGCGGGAGCCGGTGGCCACGCAGGCACCTGGAGCCCGTTCTCGCTGATCGCGGAAATTCGCCAGTTCTTCGACAAGACCCTGCTGCTGGCTGGTTGCCTTAACCATGGGCACGAGATCCTCGCCGCGCAATTGCTCGGTGCCGATCTCGCCTATTTCGGCACACGCTTTATCGGCACCACCGAAAGCCACGCCCCAGATGCCTATAAAGAGATGCTGCTCACATCCCGCGCAGCCGATATCGTGCACACTCCAGCGGTGTCCGGCGTGCCGGCGAGTTTTATGCGCCAGAGCCTGGAAAACGCCGGCTTCGACCTCGCGGCCCTGCAAGGCAAAGGTGAAGTCAACTTTGGCTCCAAGCTCAAGCCCCTCAGCGACGAGGCAAAAGCCTGGAAAACTGTATGGTCCGCCGGCCAGGGCGTCGGAGAGATTGACGATTTACCCAGCGTCGATGAACTGGTTGCCCGTCTCGATGCCGAATACCGCAAGGCACGTGAGCAAGCGGCACAACTGCGCTGGCCGCGCTGA
- a CDS encoding anhydro-N-acetylmuramic acid kinase, whose protein sequence is MALYIGVMSGTSLDGLDIALIEQNTAARLIATHYIPMPESLRVELLGLCASGPDEIARSAIAQQNWVTLAAQGIHALLEQQQLTHHDIRAIGSHGQTIRHEPTRGFTVQIGNPALLTELTGITVVSDFRSRDVAAGGQGAPLVPAFHEALFGEASGNRAVLNIGGFSNLSLIETGKPVAGFDCGPGNVLLDAWIHQQRGETFDRDGQWAGTGKVAPQLLTALLSDPFFMTRGPKSTGREVFNLPWLERHLGRLPSFDAQDIQATLLELTAQTIVESLQTAQPQTETLLVCGGGAHNTRLMNRIAALLPATRVSSTATHGVDPDWVEAMAFAWLAHCCLEGIAANRPSVTGARGLRVLGAIYPA, encoded by the coding sequence ATGGCGCTCTATATAGGTGTCATGTCCGGGACCAGCCTTGATGGCCTGGACATTGCGCTGATCGAGCAGAACACGGCGGCCAGGCTGATCGCCACCCATTACATCCCCATGCCTGAGTCCCTGCGGGTCGAGCTGCTGGGCCTTTGCGCCAGCGGCCCGGACGAGATTGCCCGCTCGGCGATTGCCCAGCAAAACTGGGTAACACTCGCCGCCCAGGGCATTCACGCGCTGCTTGAGCAACAGCAACTCACTCACCACGACATACGTGCGATTGGCAGCCATGGGCAAACCATTCGCCACGAGCCCACCCGTGGTTTTACCGTACAGATTGGCAACCCCGCCTTACTGACCGAACTGACCGGAATAACCGTCGTCAGTGACTTTCGCAGCCGCGATGTGGCCGCCGGTGGCCAGGGAGCGCCACTGGTGCCCGCCTTTCACGAAGCGCTGTTCGGCGAGGCCAGCGGCAACCGGGCCGTGTTGAATATCGGTGGCTTCAGCAATCTGAGCCTGATCGAGACAGGCAAACCGGTAGCTGGTTTTGACTGCGGCCCAGGCAATGTCCTACTGGATGCCTGGATTCACCAGCAACGGGGCGAAACCTTTGACCGCGATGGCCAATGGGCTGGCACAGGCAAGGTCGCGCCACAATTGCTCACTGCGCTGCTCAGCGACCCCTTCTTCATGACCAGAGGCCCGAAAAGCACTGGCCGCGAAGTCTTCAACCTGCCTTGGCTGGAACGTCACCTCGGCCGACTGCCGTCATTCGATGCGCAGGATATCCAGGCCACGCTGCTGGAGCTGACGGCACAGACCATCGTCGAGTCGCTGCAAACCGCACAGCCGCAAACCGAAACCCTGCTGGTGTGTGGCGGCGGCGCCCATAACACGAGGCTGATGAACCGTATCGCAGCCTTGCTGCCGGCCACCCGCGTCAGCAGCACCGCCACCCATGGCGTAGACCCCGACTGGGTGGAAGCCATGGCCTTCGCCTGGCTGGCCCATTGCTGCCTTGAAGGCATCGCCGCCAACCGTCCAAGTGTCACTGGCGCCCGCGGCCTTCGTGTACTTGGCGCGATCTATCCCGCCTGA
- a CDS encoding peptidoglycan DD-metalloendopeptidase family protein, producing the protein MTTEPSKAPPLYPKTHLLAASGIAALLSLALLVFPSSDVEAKRTTLSLDLESPIEQLTQDQDASDAQQATTVSVESPFAQIEDSTDDTKKTAQAAPAPQVAKGPEHREVIVAKGDTLSTLFEKVGLPAATVNDVLASDKQAKQFTQLKRGQKLEFELAADGQLTTLHTNLNDLESITLTKGAKGFAFNRVTTKPVMRSAYIHGVINSSLSQSAARAGLSHSMTMDMASVFGYDIDFAQDIRQGDEFDVIYEQKVANGKVVGTGNILSARFTNRGKTYTAVRYTNKQGNSSYYTADGNSMRKAFIRTPVDFARISSRFSMGRKHPILNKIRAHKGVDYAAPRGTPIKAAGDGKVLLAGRRGGYGNTVIIQHGNSYRTLYGHMQGFAKGVKTGGNVKQGQVIGYIGTTGLSTGPHLHYEFQVNGVHVDPLGQKLPMADPIAKAERTRFLQQSQPLMARMDQERATMLASARR; encoded by the coding sequence ATGACCACTGAACCGTCTAAAGCGCCGCCGCTTTACCCGAAGACCCACCTGCTCGCCGCAAGTGGTATCGCCGCCCTTCTCAGCCTGGCACTCCTGGTATTCCCTTCCAGTGACGTAGAAGCCAAACGCACGACTCTAAGCCTCGACTTGGAGAGCCCGATTGAACAACTGACACAAGATCAAGACGCTTCTGACGCGCAACAAGCCACAACCGTCAGCGTCGAATCTCCATTTGCCCAGATTGAAGACAGTACGGACGACACCAAGAAAACCGCTCAGGCAGCACCCGCCCCCCAGGTAGCGAAAGGCCCGGAGCACCGCGAGGTAATCGTGGCCAAGGGTGACACGCTGTCGACACTGTTCGAGAAGGTCGGCCTTCCAGCCGCAACCGTTAACGATGTACTGGCCAGCGATAAGCAAGCCAAGCAATTCACCCAACTAAAGCGTGGCCAGAAGCTTGAGTTCGAGTTGGCCGCGGACGGTCAATTGACCACCCTGCACACCAATCTCAACGACCTTGAAAGCATCACCCTGACCAAGGGCGCCAAGGGCTTTGCCTTTAATCGCGTGACCACCAAGCCGGTGATGCGCTCAGCCTACATTCATGGCGTGATCAACAGTTCGCTGTCCCAGTCGGCTGCGCGCGCAGGCCTGTCACATAGCATGACCATGGACATGGCCAGTGTATTTGGCTACGACATCGACTTCGCCCAGGATATTCGCCAAGGCGACGAATTCGACGTGATCTACGAGCAAAAGGTGGCCAACGGCAAGGTCGTCGGCACCGGCAACATTTTGTCAGCACGCTTTACCAACCGCGGCAAGACTTACACCGCCGTGCGCTACACCAACAAACAAGGCAACAGCAGCTACTACACCGCCGATGGCAATAGCATGCGCAAGGCCTTCATCCGCACTCCGGTTGACTTCGCCCGTATTAGCTCGCGTTTTTCCATGGGCCGCAAGCATCCAATTCTGAACAAAATCCGCGCCCACAAAGGTGTGGACTATGCAGCACCGCGCGGCACGCCGATCAAGGCTGCCGGCGATGGCAAGGTGCTGTTGGCCGGGCGCCGCGGCGGCTACGGCAACACCGTCATCATCCAGCACGGCAACAGCTACCGTACGCTTTACGGCCACATGCAAGGCTTTGCCAAAGGCGTGAAGACTGGCGGCAACGTCAAGCAAGGCCAGGTGATTGGCTATATCGGCACCACTGGCCTATCCACCGGCCCGCACCTGCACTATGAATTCCAGGTCAACGGCGTGCACGTCGACCCCCTGGGCCAGAAGCTGCCGATGGCCGACCCAATCGCCAAGGCCGAGCGCACACGCTTCCTCCAGCAAAGCCAACCGCTGATGGCACGCATGGACCAGGAACGCGCCACCATGCTGGCTTCGGCGAGGCGCTAA